In Pseudomonas fakonensis, one DNA window encodes the following:
- a CDS encoding nucleobase:cation symporter-2 family protein: MTTSTSTSPTQRPEDENLGLGANLAYGLQHVLTMYGGIVAVPLILGQAAGLNGAEIGLLIAASLFAGGLATLLQTLGLPFFGCQLPLVQGVSFAGVATMGAIISSEGGGGLQGVLGAVMAASLIGFLITPVFSRITKFFPPLVTGIVITTIGLTLMPVAARWVMGGNSASPEFGSVANIGLAGLTFAIVLVLSKLGNAAISRLSILLAMVIGTLIAWSLGMADFSKVSEGPMFAFPTPFHFGMPTFHIAAILSMCIVIMVTLVETSADILAVGEIIDTKVDSKRLGNGLRADMASSILAPVFGSFTQSAFAQNVGLVAVTGVKSRYVVATGGVILVVLGLLPIMGRVIAAVPTPVLGGAGIVLFGTVAASGIRTLSKVSYKNNVNLIIVAASLGFGMIPIAAPTFYHNFPTWFETIFHSGISSAAIMAILLNLMFNHFTTGNSENQSVFAAAYERTIQYSDISALRDGDYFKDGKLFDAEGNEVPVLELDEHGNEAPRRKAVAEH; encoded by the coding sequence ATGACTACGTCCACCAGCACGTCTCCCACCCAACGCCCCGAGGACGAAAACCTCGGCCTTGGCGCCAACCTGGCCTACGGGCTGCAACATGTCCTGACCATGTATGGCGGGATCGTCGCGGTGCCGCTGATCCTCGGCCAGGCCGCCGGCCTCAACGGGGCCGAGATAGGCCTGCTGATCGCCGCCTCGCTGTTCGCCGGCGGCCTGGCCACACTGCTGCAAACCCTCGGCCTGCCGTTCTTCGGCTGCCAGTTGCCGTTGGTGCAGGGCGTGTCGTTTGCTGGTGTGGCAACCATGGGCGCCATCATCAGCAGCGAAGGCGGCGGTGGCCTGCAAGGGGTATTGGGCGCGGTCATGGCCGCATCGCTGATCGGCTTCTTGATCACCCCGGTGTTCTCGCGCATCACCAAGTTCTTCCCGCCGCTGGTGACCGGTATCGTCATCACCACCATCGGCCTGACCCTGATGCCGGTGGCCGCACGCTGGGTGATGGGTGGCAACAGTGCTTCGCCGGAGTTCGGCAGCGTGGCCAACATCGGCCTGGCCGGGCTGACCTTCGCCATCGTGCTGGTGCTGAGCAAGCTGGGTAACGCGGCCATCTCGCGCCTGTCGATCCTGCTGGCCATGGTGATCGGCACCCTGATCGCCTGGTCGCTGGGCATGGCCGACTTCAGCAAGGTCAGCGAAGGCCCGATGTTCGCCTTCCCCACGCCGTTCCATTTCGGCATGCCGACCTTCCACATCGCCGCCATCCTGTCGATGTGCATCGTGATCATGGTGACCCTGGTGGAAACCTCGGCGGACATCCTCGCGGTCGGTGAAATCATCGACACCAAGGTCGACTCCAAGCGCCTGGGCAACGGCCTGCGCGCCGACATGGCATCGAGCATCCTGGCCCCGGTATTCGGCTCGTTCACCCAGAGCGCCTTCGCCCAGAACGTCGGCCTGGTGGCCGTGACCGGGGTCAAGAGCCGCTACGTGGTGGCCACCGGCGGTGTGATCCTGGTGGTACTGGGCCTGCTGCCGATCATGGGCCGGGTGATTGCTGCAGTACCCACCCCGGTACTGGGCGGCGCCGGCATCGTGCTGTTCGGCACCGTGGCCGCCAGCGGCATCCGCACCCTGAGCAAGGTCAGCTACAAGAACAACGTCAACCTGATCATCGTCGCCGCCTCGCTGGGCTTCGGCATGATCCCGATCGCCGCGCCGACCTTCTACCACAACTTCCCCACCTGGTTCGAAACCATCTTCCACTCCGGCATCAGCTCGGCGGCGATCATGGCCATCCTGCTTAACCTGATGTTCAACCACTTCACCACCGGTAACTCGGAAAACCAGTCGGTGTTCGCGGCCGCGTACGAGCGCACCATCCAGTACTCGGACATCTCGGCCCTGCGTGATGGCGACTACTTCAAGGATGGCAAGCTGTTCGACGCCGAGGGGAACGAAGTACCTGTGCTGGAACTGGACGAACATGGCAACGAAGCGCCCAGGCGCAAGGCCGTGGCCGAGCATTGA
- a CDS encoding TolC family outer membrane protein: MLIARLTLAALLCGSASAHALDLGDAYALALRNDPTWQGAIAERAAAIENLAIGRAGLLPKLSYRYNRARNDSEVTQYSQFGDVTTQRDYRSYTSTLTVEQPLFDYAAWAQYRSGVAQAALADERLRGRGQELVVRLFQAYSEALFAHEQISLAQAQRRTYAEQLTLNERLLKGGEGTRTDVLETRARLGLAQAQEIEAGDNLDAALRTLQAIVGEAVGVEDLAPLAAGFRVQPLSPARFEPWRDLAVAHNAELASQRHGLDVAEQNVERQRAGHLPSLSAYASKGISSSSSESTYNQRYDTDSVGLQLSLPLFAGGGVSAAVRQARAQRDAAGFELDAQLRDTVNQLRRQFNLCASSTAKVRAYDLAVNSAAALVEATRKSVAGGERVNLDVLDAEQQLYSARRDLAQARYDYLRAWLQLRYLAGVLDARDLQVLNGYFVAHG; this comes from the coding sequence ATGCTGATTGCCCGCCTGACCCTCGCCGCGCTGCTGTGCGGCAGTGCCTCGGCACATGCCCTGGACCTGGGTGACGCCTACGCCCTGGCCCTGCGCAACGACCCCACCTGGCAGGGCGCCATTGCCGAACGCGCCGCCGCTATCGAGAACCTGGCCATTGGCCGCGCCGGCTTGCTGCCCAAGCTTTCGTACCGCTACAACCGCGCCCGCAATGATTCCGAGGTGACCCAGTACAGCCAGTTCGGCGATGTCACCACCCAGCGCGACTACCGCAGCTACACCTCGACCCTGACCGTCGAGCAGCCGCTGTTCGACTATGCCGCCTGGGCCCAGTACCGCAGCGGCGTGGCCCAGGCGGCGCTGGCTGACGAGCGCCTGCGCGGGCGTGGCCAGGAGCTGGTGGTGCGTTTGTTCCAGGCCTACAGCGAGGCGCTGTTCGCCCACGAGCAGATCAGCCTGGCCCAGGCCCAGCGGCGCACCTACGCCGAGCAGCTGACCCTCAACGAGCGCCTGCTCAAGGGCGGCGAGGGCACCCGCACCGATGTGCTGGAAACCCGTGCCCGCCTTGGGCTGGCCCAGGCCCAGGAGATCGAGGCCGGCGACAACCTGGATGCCGCACTGCGCACCTTGCAGGCCATCGTCGGCGAGGCGGTGGGGGTCGAAGACCTGGCGCCGCTGGCTGCGGGCTTCAGGGTGCAGCCGTTGAGCCCGGCGCGTTTCGAACCCTGGCGTGACCTGGCGGTGGCGCACAACGCCGAGCTCGCCAGCCAGCGCCACGGCCTGGATGTGGCCGAGCAGAATGTCGAGCGCCAGCGTGCCGGGCACCTGCCGTCACTCAGCGCCTACGCCAGCAAGGGTATTTCCAGCTCAAGCTCCGAGAGCACCTACAACCAGCGCTATGACACCGACAGCGTCGGCCTGCAGCTGAGCCTGCCGTTGTTCGCCGGTGGCGGGGTGTCGGCAGCGGTACGCCAGGCCAGGGCCCAGCGCGATGCGGCAGGCTTCGAGCTGGACGCGCAGCTGCGCGACACGGTCAACCAGCTGCGCCGGCAGTTCAACCTGTGCGCCAGCAGCACGGCGAAGGTCCGTGCCTACGACCTGGCGGTGAATTCAGCCGCAGCCTTGGTTGAGGCCACGCGCAAGAGCGTGGCCGGGGGCGAGCGGGTCAACCTGGATGTGCTGGACGCCGAGCAGCAGCTGTACAGCGCCCGGCGCGATCTGGCCCAGGCGCGCTATGACTACCTGCGGGCGTGGTTGCAGCTGCGCTATCTGGCGGGGGTGCTGGATGCGCGGGACTTGCAGGTGTTGAACGGGTATTTCGTGGCGCATGGATGA
- a CDS encoding HlyD family type I secretion periplasmic adaptor subunit, producing MTVHPVIPQAAPDNVLRLDAHRPARLGRWLVLAGFGGFLLWGALAPLDKGVPVSGTVMVAGSRQAVQHPTGGVIEQLLVRDGDRVKAGQVLVRLDSTQAQAQVGSLEVQYLNARAGEARLLAERDAASSLVFPEDLLAQVGTPWVATALEAQRQLRVSRAQALRMELDGLRENIAGAEASLAGLQGSMASKQAQRDALDEQLHGLRELARDGYIPRNRLLDNERLLAQVNGSIAEDLGSIGRTRRQVLELKLRIGQRQQEFQNEVRQQLAELQANAEDLGNRLRSARFELAHNQVRAPADGTVVNLSVFTNGGVIARGQQLMEIVPSEAPLLVDARAPVEMVDRLHPGLPVELMFSAFNQSTTPRVDGEVTLVSADRLLDEKTQQPYYQLRIKVSPEGLAQLAGLDIRPGMPVEAFVRTGERSLLNYLFKPLADRVHVALAEE from the coding sequence ATGACCGTACACCCCGTAATTCCCCAGGCCGCGCCCGACAATGTGCTGCGCCTGGACGCCCATCGTCCGGCTCGGCTTGGCCGCTGGCTGGTGCTGGCAGGCTTTGGCGGCTTTCTGCTGTGGGGCGCCCTGGCGCCGCTGGACAAAGGCGTGCCGGTCAGCGGCACGGTAATGGTTGCCGGCAGCCGCCAGGCCGTGCAGCACCCCACCGGCGGGGTGATCGAGCAACTGCTGGTGCGCGATGGCGACCGGGTCAAGGCCGGGCAGGTGCTGGTACGCCTGGACTCGACCCAGGCCCAGGCGCAGGTTGGTTCGCTCGAGGTGCAGTACCTCAATGCCCGGGCCGGTGAGGCGCGCCTGCTGGCCGAGCGCGACGCTGCCAGCAGCCTGGTGTTCCCCGAGGACCTCCTGGCCCAGGTCGGCACACCCTGGGTCGCCACGGCCCTCGAGGCGCAGCGCCAATTGCGCGTCAGCCGCGCCCAGGCCCTGCGCATGGAGCTTGACGGCCTGCGCGAAAACATCGCTGGCGCCGAGGCGTCGCTGGCCGGGCTGCAAGGCTCGATGGCCAGCAAGCAGGCCCAGCGCGATGCCCTCGACGAGCAACTGCACGGCCTGCGCGAGCTGGCCCGGGATGGCTACATCCCGCGCAACCGCCTGCTCGACAACGAACGGCTGTTGGCCCAGGTCAACGGTTCGATTGCCGAGGACCTGGGCTCCATCGGTCGCACCCGGCGCCAGGTGCTGGAGCTGAAACTGCGCATCGGCCAGCGCCAGCAAGAGTTCCAGAACGAGGTACGCCAGCAGCTCGCCGAGCTGCAGGCCAACGCCGAAGACCTGGGCAACCGCCTGCGCAGCGCCCGCTTCGAACTGGCCCACAACCAGGTGCGCGCCCCCGCCGACGGCACCGTGGTCAACCTGAGTGTGTTCACCAACGGCGGGGTGATCGCCCGTGGCCAGCAACTGATGGAAATCGTACCCAGCGAGGCGCCGCTGCTGGTGGATGCCCGGGCACCGGTGGAGATGGTCGACCGTCTCCACCCGGGCCTGCCGGTAGAGCTGATGTTCTCGGCCTTCAACCAGAGCACCACGCCGCGGGTGGACGGCGAGGTGACCCTGGTGTCGGCTGACCGCCTGCTGGACGAGAAGACCCAGCAGCCGTACTACCAACTGCGCATCAAGGTCAGCCCCGAAGGGCTTGCGCAACTGGCCGGGCTCGACATTCGCCCGGGCATGCCGGTGGAGGCCTTCGTGCGTACCGGCGAACGCTCGCTGCTCAACTACCTGTTCAAGCCGCTGGCCGACCGGGTGCATGTCGCCCTGGCGGAGGAATGA
- a CDS encoding type I secretion system permease/ATPase has protein sequence MRTAPAAVNEVLQALKACRAGLGNVALFTAVINLLMLAPALYMLQVYDRVLSSRNEMTLLMLSLMIIGLFAFMGLLEWLRSQVVIRLGTQMDMRLNPRVFEAAFEASLAGHKGAAGQMLADLTSLRQFATGQALFAFFDAPWFPVYLLVMFLFSPWLGLMAVVGAVLLIVLAWANERLTQAPFAEAGQLSQQAGQQASGNLRNAEVIEAMGMLGAVRQRWAQLHHGFLARQSLGSERTAAVTAVSKSVRLALQSLVLGLGAWLAIEQLITPGMMIAGSILMARVLAPIDQLIGAWRQWGAARQAYQRLNELLRAQPPRPSGMPLPAPSGRLSVEALTALQPGTKRPCLSNLGFELAAGESLGMLGPSGSGKSTLARVLVGAQRAASGKVRLDGAEMSQWDRQALGAHIGYLPQDVQLFAGSIAENIARLGPVDAQQVVAAAQLAGVHDMVLKLPAGYDTQLGEGGMGLSGGQRQRIGLARALYGLPALIVLDEPNSNLDEAGERALVEAIAKVRELKRTLILITHKPALLAGLDNLLMLQAGQLQAFGPTARVLQDVQRSARPAAPAPARAPVGLSMTFAQPRA, from the coding sequence ATGCGAACCGCTCCCGCTGCGGTCAACGAAGTGCTGCAGGCGCTCAAGGCCTGCCGCGCAGGCCTGGGTAACGTCGCCCTGTTCACCGCCGTGATCAACCTGCTGATGCTGGCGCCGGCACTGTACATGTTGCAGGTCTACGACCGGGTGTTGTCCTCGCGCAACGAGATGACCCTGCTGATGCTCAGCCTGATGATCATCGGGCTGTTCGCCTTCATGGGCCTGCTGGAGTGGTTGCGCAGCCAGGTGGTGATCCGCCTGGGCACACAGATGGACATGCGCCTGAACCCCCGGGTGTTCGAGGCCGCCTTCGAAGCCAGCCTGGCCGGGCACAAGGGCGCGGCCGGGCAGATGCTCGCCGACCTGACCAGCCTGCGCCAGTTCGCCACCGGCCAGGCGCTGTTCGCCTTTTTCGATGCCCCGTGGTTCCCGGTGTACCTGCTGGTGATGTTCCTGTTCAGCCCCTGGCTGGGGCTGATGGCGGTGGTCGGCGCGGTGCTGCTGATCGTGCTGGCCTGGGCCAACGAGCGCTTGACCCAGGCGCCGTTCGCCGAGGCTGGGCAGCTGTCGCAGCAGGCCGGCCAGCAGGCCAGCGGCAACCTGCGCAACGCCGAAGTGATCGAAGCCATGGGCATGCTGGGCGCGGTGCGCCAGCGCTGGGCGCAGTTACACCATGGCTTTCTCGCCCGGCAGAGCCTGGGCAGCGAGCGCACTGCGGCGGTGACCGCCGTGTCCAAGAGCGTGCGCCTGGCCTTGCAATCGCTGGTGCTGGGCCTGGGGGCGTGGCTGGCCATCGAGCAGTTGATCACCCCGGGCATGATGATCGCAGGCTCTATCTTGATGGCCCGGGTGCTGGCGCCAATCGACCAGTTGATCGGCGCCTGGCGTCAGTGGGGCGCGGCGCGCCAGGCCTACCAACGGCTCAACGAGCTGCTGCGGGCGCAGCCGCCGCGCCCGTCGGGCATGCCACTGCCGGCGCCCAGCGGGCGGCTGAGTGTCGAGGCACTGACCGCGCTGCAACCGGGCACCAAGCGCCCGTGCCTGAGCAACCTGGGCTTCGAGCTGGCGGCCGGCGAGTCGCTGGGCATGCTCGGCCCGTCCGGTTCGGGCAAGTCGACCCTGGCCCGGGTGCTGGTGGGCGCGCAGCGCGCGGCCAGTGGCAAGGTGCGCCTGGACGGCGCCGAAATGAGCCAGTGGGACCGCCAGGCGCTAGGCGCGCACATCGGCTACCTGCCGCAGGACGTACAGCTGTTCGCCGGCAGCATCGCCGAGAACATCGCCCGCCTGGGGCCGGTGGACGCCCAGCAAGTAGTGGCCGCCGCGCAATTGGCCGGGGTGCATGACATGGTGCTCAAGCTGCCGGCCGGCTACGACACCCAGCTGGGCGAGGGCGGCATGGGGCTGTCCGGTGGCCAGCGCCAGCGCATTGGCCTGGCCCGGGCGCTGTACGGGCTGCCGGCGCTGATCGTGCTGGACGAGCCCAACTCCAACCTCGACGAGGCCGGCGAGCGGGCCCTGGTCGAGGCCATCGCCAAGGTGCGCGAGCTCAAGCGCACCTTGATCCTGATTACCCACAAGCCGGCGCTGCTGGCCGGGCTGGACAACCTGCTGATGCTGCAGGCCGGCCAGTTGCAGGCCTTCGGCCCGACCGCGCGGGTGCTGCAGGATGTGCAGCGCAGCGCCCGCCCGGCCGCACCGGCACCTGCCCGGGCTCCGGTGGGGCTGAGCATGACCTTTGCCCAGCCGAGAGCGTGA
- a CDS encoding heme acquisition protein HasA, whose product MTLSVNYAATFANVSVDSYLAFWSTSFKTADHGSSNTGGFSNGTFSGDQYAISGSGSSYAFIADSDTSNGLNYVFNPALPASSTQNHYLWGELDNVSLGQQLGGGGGSDYSLSNFVVTFGGLDLSSALGDGRVAGANDVHDVIYGLMQGNTSALESVLDNLLADYGVSTNNTFADISAALAAGPVSTVSADAVGVQALPEDLALAA is encoded by the coding sequence ATGACTCTGTCCGTCAACTACGCCGCCACCTTCGCCAACGTCTCTGTCGACAGCTACCTGGCCTTCTGGTCCACCAGCTTCAAGACGGCCGACCACGGTTCGAGCAACACCGGCGGCTTCAGCAACGGCACCTTCTCCGGTGACCAGTACGCCATCAGCGGCTCCGGCTCCAGCTACGCCTTCATCGCCGACAGCGATACCAGCAATGGCCTGAACTACGTGTTCAACCCGGCCCTGCCGGCCAGCAGCACCCAGAACCACTACCTGTGGGGCGAACTGGACAACGTCTCGCTGGGTCAGCAACTGGGCGGCGGCGGTGGCAGCGACTACAGCCTGAGCAACTTCGTGGTCACCTTCGGCGGCCTGGACCTGAGCTCGGCCCTGGGTGATGGCCGCGTGGCCGGTGCCAACGACGTGCACGACGTGATCTACGGCCTGATGCAGGGCAACACCAGCGCGCTGGAATCGGTACTGGACAACCTGCTGGCCGACTACGGCGTGTCCACCAACAACACCTTCGCCGACATCAGCGCCGCCCTGGCCGCAGGCCCGGTCAGCACTGTCTCGGCCGACGCCGTTGGCGTGCAGGCGCTGCCTGAGGACCTGGCCCTGGCGGCCTGA
- a CDS encoding TonB-dependent receptor produces MGIGMAQAATPGNTASQQLVQFDIPAQPLDRAVLAYAEQSGVQVFFDSRKLAGLHSEGLRGSYSAEGGLRQLLLGMPVRYHFSAPGQVGLERLEASGEAMELGATHVESNRGADWVYQTPRSTSVITREQIDKRPPRHAADMLEETAGVYTAVDQRDPGLSVNIRGVQDYGRVNMNIDGMRQNFNVNGHQQRNGVMFIDPEFISNVEIEKGSQSGMGGAGVLGGIASFNTVQASEFLGPGKEFGGRIRAGHGIGELGNGTYFNGSGVFAFGNEVGDVLLGMSERHFGDYRAGTNDADNLGTNIRNKNLFPEAWQDWLESEVGDMSSVTRSQMIKLGLNLPQDQRVQLSYMATDTDSKDAWTYQDENNRYYYMRSASNDITAKNVALDYSYTPDDDLIDFKAKLYYVTTRQDRWNAGSTASQASGNYYGPYQDRFQTDTWGLQLQNTSRFYFGQHDTLSFNYGTELFQDTFKPSSERVPAPNEHTNPYASGATPQGKRVMASVFGELKFEHGDWLTLDAGLRYDRYRLSGQTGFTAFMLPTGGPAVDPEYVSTDLLFDVNQEAGRFSPTFGIGVKPGLDWLQLYTRWGRGWRPPSVTEAFMSGKPHGGGNEMVYPNPFLKPETSHNWEAGFNIFKESLFRDGDRLGAKVAYFDTRIDNFSFLDINVDLPGTAGVIGTSLGRNAYQNNLETTRFRGVEYSLDYDAGGFYSQLSYTHMIGSNDFCSKQLYMGGAQSRTQVGTELRPVDFGGVIIMLPFPVYQVGGDPALDARVMCGHVMGNASYMPADRGALTAGLRFFDNTLDVGMRLRFSKGNGENLNAQGYNQIDQALWPRYEVYDLYASYWMTENLNIGLSMENVTDQAYFVAMGDANNLSLARGRTLTGMFEYRF; encoded by the coding sequence ATGGGGATCGGCATGGCCCAGGCCGCAACGCCCGGTAACACCGCCAGCCAGCAGCTGGTGCAGTTCGACATTCCCGCGCAGCCACTGGACCGCGCCGTGCTGGCCTACGCCGAGCAGTCCGGGGTGCAGGTGTTCTTCGACAGCCGCAAGCTGGCCGGGCTGCACAGCGAAGGCCTGCGTGGCAGCTACAGCGCTGAGGGCGGCTTGCGCCAGCTGCTGCTGGGCATGCCGGTGCGCTACCACTTCAGCGCCCCCGGGCAGGTGGGGTTGGAGCGCCTGGAAGCGTCCGGCGAAGCCATGGAGCTGGGGGCCACCCATGTCGAGTCCAACCGCGGCGCCGACTGGGTGTACCAGACGCCACGCTCCACCAGCGTGATCACCCGTGAGCAGATCGACAAGCGCCCGCCGCGCCACGCCGCCGACATGCTCGAGGAAACCGCCGGCGTGTACACCGCGGTGGACCAGCGCGACCCGGGGCTGTCGGTGAACATCCGCGGCGTACAGGACTACGGCCGGGTCAACATGAACATCGACGGCATGCGCCAGAACTTCAACGTCAACGGCCACCAGCAGCGCAACGGCGTGATGTTCATCGACCCCGAGTTCATCAGTAACGTCGAGATCGAAAAGGGCAGCCAGTCGGGCATGGGCGGCGCCGGCGTGCTCGGCGGCATCGCCAGCTTCAACACCGTGCAGGCCAGCGAGTTCCTCGGCCCTGGCAAGGAGTTCGGCGGGCGCATCCGCGCCGGGCACGGTATCGGCGAGCTGGGCAACGGTACCTACTTCAACGGCAGCGGCGTGTTCGCCTTCGGCAACGAGGTGGGCGACGTGCTGCTGGGCATGAGCGAACGGCACTTTGGTGACTACCGCGCCGGCACCAACGATGCCGACAACCTGGGCACCAACATTCGCAACAAGAACCTGTTCCCCGAGGCCTGGCAGGACTGGCTGGAGTCCGAGGTGGGCGACATGAGCAGCGTCACCCGCTCGCAGATGATCAAGCTCGGTCTGAACCTGCCCCAGGACCAGCGCGTGCAGCTGAGCTACATGGCCACCGACACGGACAGCAAGGACGCCTGGACCTACCAGGACGAGAACAACCGCTACTACTACATGCGCTCGGCCAGCAATGACATTACCGCGAAGAATGTCGCGCTCGACTACAGCTACACACCTGACGACGACCTGATCGATTTCAAGGCCAAGCTCTATTACGTCACCACCCGCCAGGACCGCTGGAACGCCGGCAGCACCGCAAGCCAGGCCAGCGGTAACTACTACGGCCCCTACCAGGACCGCTTCCAGACCGACACCTGGGGCCTGCAGTTGCAGAACACCTCGCGCTTCTACTTCGGGCAGCACGATACCCTGAGCTTCAACTACGGCACCGAGCTGTTCCAGGACACCTTCAAGCCTTCGAGCGAGCGGGTTCCGGCGCCCAACGAGCACACCAACCCCTATGCCAGCGGCGCGACCCCGCAAGGCAAGCGGGTCATGGCCAGTGTGTTCGGCGAGTTGAAATTCGAGCACGGCGACTGGCTCACCCTGGACGCCGGCTTGCGCTACGACCGTTACCGCCTCAGCGGACAGACCGGTTTCACCGCCTTCATGCTGCCCACCGGCGGCCCCGCGGTGGACCCGGAGTACGTGAGCACTGACCTGTTGTTCGACGTGAACCAGGAGGCGGGGCGCTTCTCGCCGACCTTCGGCATTGGCGTGAAGCCGGGCCTGGACTGGCTGCAGTTGTATACCCGCTGGGGCCGCGGCTGGCGCCCGCCGTCGGTGACCGAGGCGTTCATGAGCGGCAAGCCCCACGGCGGTGGCAACGAGATGGTCTACCCCAACCCGTTCCTCAAGCCGGAGACCTCGCACAACTGGGAGGCGGGCTTCAACATCTTCAAGGAGTCGCTGTTTCGCGACGGCGATCGGCTGGGTGCCAAGGTGGCGTACTTCGACACCCGCATCGACAACTTCTCGTTCCTCGACATCAACGTCGATCTGCCCGGCACCGCTGGCGTGATCGGCACCTCGCTGGGCCGTAATGCCTACCAGAACAACCTTGAAACCACGCGTTTTCGCGGGGTCGAGTACTCGCTGGATTACGACGCCGGCGGCTTCTACAGCCAGCTCAGCTACACCCACATGATCGGCAGCAACGACTTCTGCTCCAAGCAGCTGTACATGGGCGGTGCACAGTCGCGCACCCAGGTCGGCACCGAGTTGCGCCCGGTGGACTTCGGCGGCGTGATCATCATGCTGCCGTTCCCGGTGTACCAGGTCGGCGGCGACCCGGCCCTCGATGCCCGGGTGATGTGTGGGCATGTCATGGGCAACGCCAGCTACATGCCGGCCGACCGCGGGGCGCTGACGGCCGGCCTGCGCTTCTTCGACAACACCCTGGATGTCGGCATGCGCCTGCGTTTCAGCAAGGGCAATGGCGAGAACCTCAATGCCCAGGGCTACAACCAGATCGATCAAGCACTGTGGCCCCGGTACGAGGTGTACGACCTGTACGCCAGCTACTGGATGACCGAAAACCTGAACATCGGCCTGTCCATGGAGAACGTCACCGACCAGGCCTACTTCGTCGCCATGGGCGACGCCAACAACCTTTCGCTGGCCCGTGGTCGCACGCTTACCGGCATGTTCGAGTACCGCTTCTGA
- a CDS encoding FecR family protein, translating to MSSQNEQAIREQAAEWVVLQGAGPLSSAQQQALEQWCAEDPRHAQAHAFAQATWADLGQLASLPMPAPARRGQVVQVAAPVIRRRRPRLRQAVACCALVLVAALGVEQGPQWLLSWRADYLAAAGEVRRVTLPDGSQVDLDSRSALQLAFDGQQRRVRLLAGDAVFSAAPVTAAEPRPFVVEYAGASSQALGTRFVVGAAGEGGWVGMLEHSVEVTLQVPPDQGSARQLLREGQALRYDQAQGIRLWPGRDLQRATDWQRGVLVFERQPLAEVIERLNRYRAGRLLVIDGALARREVSGVFRLDNLTAAPAVLAAELKAERLELPGLTLIY from the coding sequence GTGAGCAGCCAGAACGAGCAAGCCATCCGCGAGCAGGCCGCCGAATGGGTGGTGCTGCAGGGCGCCGGCCCCTTGAGCAGTGCGCAGCAGCAGGCGTTGGAGCAGTGGTGCGCAGAGGACCCGCGCCACGCCCAGGCCCATGCGTTCGCCCAGGCGACCTGGGCCGACCTCGGCCAGCTGGCGAGCCTGCCGATGCCTGCGCCCGCTCGGCGCGGGCAGGTGGTACAGGTGGCTGCGCCGGTCATCCGCCGGCGCAGGCCCCGCCTGCGCCAGGCCGTGGCCTGTTGTGCGCTGGTGCTGGTAGCAGCGCTGGGTGTCGAGCAAGGCCCGCAATGGCTGTTGAGCTGGCGTGCCGACTACCTCGCTGCGGCGGGTGAAGTGCGGCGGGTCACGCTGCCAGACGGCAGCCAGGTCGACCTCGACAGCCGCAGCGCGCTGCAACTGGCCTTCGATGGCCAGCAGCGGCGGGTGCGCCTGCTGGCCGGTGACGCGGTGTTCAGCGCCGCCCCGGTCACGGCGGCAGAGCCAAGGCCGTTCGTGGTGGAGTATGCCGGTGCCAGCAGCCAGGCCCTGGGCACGCGCTTCGTGGTCGGCGCGGCGGGCGAGGGCGGTTGGGTCGGCATGCTCGAGCACAGTGTCGAGGTGACGCTGCAAGTACCGCCCGATCAAGGCAGCGCCCGCCAGTTGCTGCGCGAAGGCCAGGCGCTGCGTTATGACCAGGCCCAGGGTATTCGCCTGTGGCCGGGCCGTGACCTGCAGCGGGCCACCGACTGGCAGCGCGGCGTACTGGTGTTCGAACGCCAGCCGCTGGCCGAGGTGATCGAGCGCCTGAACCGTTACCGCGCCGGCCGCCTGCTGGTGATCGACGGTGCCTTGGCCCGGCGCGAGGTCAGTGGCGTGTTTCGCCTCGACAACCTCACCGCAGCCCCAGCGGTACTGGCCGCCGAGCTCAAGGCCGAGCGCCTGGAATTGCCGGGCCTGACGCTGATTTACTGA
- a CDS encoding RNA polymerase sigma factor, which translates to MAEFDLKRLFLKHAKNLQAMLSRKVRDPQLAADLVQDSFLRLAEQQHLDQIDNAQAYLYRTAHNLMVDHVRQQQRRKTDLVPHEALEGIVEERPGLDEQAAREQHLRRLQAILSELPERTRQVFRLNRLEGMTHAEVARHLGISDSSVQKHLAKALAYVMQCLQETE; encoded by the coding sequence GTGGCGGAGTTCGACCTCAAGCGGCTGTTTCTCAAGCACGCGAAAAACCTGCAGGCCATGCTCTCGCGCAAGGTGCGCGACCCGCAGCTGGCCGCCGACCTGGTGCAGGACAGCTTCCTGCGCCTGGCCGAGCAACAGCACCTCGACCAGATCGACAATGCCCAGGCCTACCTGTACCGCACGGCCCATAACCTGATGGTCGACCACGTGCGCCAGCAGCAGCGGCGCAAGACCGACCTGGTGCCCCACGAGGCGCTGGAAGGCATTGTCGAAGAGCGCCCCGGGCTCGATGAACAGGCCGCCCGCGAACAACACCTGCGCCGCCTGCAGGCGATTCTGTCTGAGCTGCCCGAGCGCACCCGCCAGGTGTTTCGCCTCAACCGCCTGGAAGGCATGACCCACGCCGAGGTCGCCCGCCACCTGGGTATTTCCGACAGCTCCGTGCAGAAGCATCTGGCCAAGGCCCTGGCCTATGTGATGCAGTGCCTGCAGGAAACCGAATGA